One Desulfovibrio fairfieldensis genomic window carries:
- a CDS encoding FmdB family zinc ribbon protein produces MPMYDFLCTACGEKFEELVAGDGASPACPKCGSHATERQMSVPSPLKTGAFPFKPGPVRPMGGGMPSCGASAGAGGCGGSGGFS; encoded by the coding sequence ATGCCCATGTACGACTTTCTCTGCACAGCCTGCGGAGAAAAATTCGAGGAACTGGTCGCCGGAGACGGCGCGTCGCCTGCCTGCCCCAAGTGCGGCTCCCATGCCACCGAGCGCCAAATGAGCGTTCCGAGCCCCCTGAAAACCGGGGCTTTTCCCTTCAAACCCGGCCCGGTGCGCCCCATGGGCGGGGGCATGCCCTCCTGCGGCGCGTCCGCCGGAGCGGGCGGCTGCGGCGGCAGCGGCGGTTTTTCCTGA